TATCAATGAAGAATTAGAAAGAGTCGGCTCAGGTTTAGTTGGGATTGGGCTGCATAGTGATATTGTAGTTCCCTATTTATCTTCCTTTGGGACGAAGGAACAGAAGCAGCGTTGGCTTCCAAAATGTGCTTCAGGTAAGTTGATTTCAGCCATTGCCATGACTGAACCAGGAACAGGATCTGATCTCGCTAACATCAAGACGACGGCTGTACTTGACGGTGAGAACTATATCTTAAACGGCCAGAAAACGTTTATTACCAATGGGATTCATGCTGATTTAGTGATTGTAGCTTGTAAAACAGATTCGAATGTTGTTCCTAAACACAAGGGAGTTAGTCTACTGGTTGTGGAAAGAAGTGCGTTAGGTTTTTCTCGGGGACGAAAATTAAATAAGGTTGGGTTACATAGTCAGGATACAGCAGAGCTTATTTTTGAAGACTGTATGGTTCCCAAACAGAATTTACTTGGTGAAGAAGGTAAAGGGTTTAGTTATTTGATGGAGAAGCTCCAGCAAGAGCGACTAATTGTAGCTATTAATGCTCAAGTATCAGCAGAAGAAATGTTTAATGAAACGATGAAGTATGTGAAAAGCCGTGAAGCGTTTGGAAAGTCTATCAGTGAATTCCAAAATACGCAGTTTAAGATGGCTGAAATGGCAGCGGATATTGAAATGGGCCGCGTGTTTCTTGATCAATTAATTGCAAGGCATTTGGCGGAGGAGAACATCGTGACAAACGTTTCTATGGCTAAATATAAACTTACGGAAACAGCGAGGAAGATTTCTATTGAGTGTATGCAGCTGCATGGCGGATACGGTTATATGGAGGAATATAAAATTGCGAGAAGATATCGTGATATTCCAGTTGCTAGTATCTATGCTGGAACGAATGAAATTATGAAAAAGATTATCGCTAAGAATATTGGCTTGTAAATTAGAAAGAAGGGGAGAGATTAGATGCGTGAAGTAGTAATTGTAGAAGGCTTAAGAACACCTGTAGGAAGAAGAAATGGAGTATTTAAGGACTACCGCCCAGATGATTTAGCTGCAGAAGTGTTAAAGGAACTCGTTAAGAGGACAGGAATTGATTCAGGAATGATAGAGGATGTCATTCTTGGCTGTGTTTCTCAATCTGGGGAACAAGCGGGGGATATCGCTAGGGTAGCAGCTTTGATAGCTGGATACCCAATTGAAGTCCCTGGTACAACCATTGATCGCCAATGTGGGTCAAGTCAACAAGCTGTTCATTTTG
The Peribacillus sp. FSL H8-0477 genome window above contains:
- a CDS encoding acyl-CoA dehydrogenase family protein encodes the protein MKHPYLTEEHHLFRKSFRKFLEKEAYPFYEQWEENRIIPRTFWEKMGEQGFLCPDLDEQYGGYSADWGYSVIINEELERVGSGLVGIGLHSDIVVPYLSSFGTKEQKQRWLPKCASGKLISAIAMTEPGTGSDLANIKTTAVLDGENYILNGQKTFITNGIHADLVIVACKTDSNVVPKHKGVSLLVVERSALGFSRGRKLNKVGLHSQDTAELIFEDCMVPKQNLLGEEGKGFSYLMEKLQQERLIVAINAQVSAEEMFNETMKYVKSREAFGKSISEFQNTQFKMAEMAADIEMGRVFLDQLIARHLAEENIVTNVSMAKYKLTETARKISIECMQLHGGYGYMEEYKIARRYRDIPVASIYAGTNEIMKKIIAKNIGL